One region of Peptococcaceae bacterium 1198_IL3148 genomic DNA includes:
- a CDS encoding DsbA family protein has translation MGKGIVEQLQREYSLEVKWIGYELHPETPKEGALLKEAFPDLDIDKMMTSLNKAGEPYGVAFKKMEVNSNTRLALEASEFAREYGKFVEFHDAVFKAYFEAGQDIGKLETVLACGQQVGLDVNLLKQALQQKKYAPVIDNNRALGAQHKVAGLPTFIFENGKKIVGAQNYDTFVRAIKESPTIEKFRI, from the coding sequence ATCGGCAAAGGTATTGTCGAACAACTGCAAAGGGAGTATTCATTGGAGGTAAAGTGGATTGGCTATGAGTTACATCCCGAAACCCCCAAGGAAGGGGCTCTGCTCAAGGAGGCTTTTCCCGACTTAGACATCGACAAAATGATGACAAGTTTAAACAAGGCCGGAGAGCCCTACGGGGTAGCCTTTAAAAAAATGGAGGTTAACTCCAACACCAGATTAGCCTTAGAAGCCAGTGAGTTTGCCCGGGAGTATGGCAAATTTGTAGAATTTCACGACGCAGTGTTTAAAGCTTATTTTGAAGCGGGCCAAGATATTGGCAAATTAGAAACCGTATTGGCCTGCGGTCAACAAGTGGGTTTAGATGTGAACCTGCTAAAACAAGCATTACAGCAAAAAAAATATGCACCAGTGATAGACAACAACCGCGCACTGGGTGCCCAACACAAAGTTGCTGGTTTGCCAACCTTTATTTTTGAAAACGGTAAAAAAATTGTTGGTGCCCAAAATTATGATACCTTTGTGCGGGCAATTAAAGAGTCGCCGACCATTGAAAAATTCCGTATTTAA
- a CDS encoding DUF456 domain-containing protein, which translates to MSWIGITLAVLLMLVGLAGTILPLLPGGPLIVLGMVVYGAFEGFAAFSPTFWIGQVLLLMLIFAVDYLAGAIGAQKYGGSKAAVWGSIVGGVVGLFLLGPFGILLGPFFGAIIGELLSNRPLEQAIKVGVGTLLGFAGGALVKLIIEIGMIVWFLLVVF; encoded by the coding sequence ATGAGTTGGATTGGTATTACACTAGCAGTATTGCTTATGTTGGTTGGTTTAGCCGGCACCATTTTACCGCTACTACCCGGTGGGCCGTTAATAGTGCTGGGTATGGTGGTTTACGGAGCCTTTGAGGGCTTTGCCGCCTTCTCCCCCACCTTTTGGATCGGTCAGGTGCTATTGCTTATGCTGATCTTCGCTGTGGACTACTTGGCGGGGGCCATCGGTGCTCAAAAATATGGCGGTTCTAAGGCCGCGGTTTGGGGCAGTATTGTCGGTGGTGTTGTGGGGTTATTTCTGTTAGGACCCTTTGGTATCCTTTTAGGTCCGTTTTTTGGCGCCATCATTGGGGAATTATTGAGCAATAGGCCACTGGAACAAGCGATTAAAGTAGGTGTTGGTACCTTACTGGGCTTTGCCGGAGGGGCTTTAGTAAAGCTGATTATTGAAATTGGCATGATCGTCTGGTTTTTATTGGTGGTATTTTAG
- a CDS encoding CbiX/SirB N-terminal domain-containing protein, giving the protein MIKEGVLILAHGSRREAGNEEVKNITKQIKAKDGLNRLYQAAFMEFGQPNMVDGVAKLIDSGVQKVIVVPLFLFSGNHIWRDIPQALEQQRQQYPNVQFVLARHIAAANLFPDLVAELIDGVDNK; this is encoded by the coding sequence ATGATTAAGGAAGGCGTGCTAATATTAGCCCACGGCTCCCGCCGGGAGGCAGGCAATGAAGAAGTCAAAAATATAACAAAACAAATAAAGGCCAAGGATGGTTTAAATCGCCTTTATCAAGCGGCATTTATGGAGTTCGGCCAACCCAATATGGTAGATGGGGTGGCAAAATTAATTGACAGCGGTGTGCAGAAAGTGATTGTGGTGCCGCTATTCTTGTTTTCGGGCAATCATATTTGGCGGGATATTCCCCAGGCATTAGAGCAACAAAGACAACAATATCCAAATGTGCAGTTTGTGTTGGCCCGACACATTGCTGCAGCCAATCTGTTTCCGGATTTAGTTGCGGAATTGATTGATGGTGTTGACAATAAATAG
- a CDS encoding ABC transporter permease, whose amino-acid sequence MNFKESIRSSIKSLFHNKLRSLLTMLGVIIGIFSVITLTSIGEGLKQEVGSQVESLGANLLYVVPGKIQMGPPKKGESQLSVQDGHFNDSPNVLTYDDVLLLKGQDNIATATGSLTSIDRLDDLNIFVSTTGVDEDFNKINKLDFAHGRFINGDERKNKAKVAVIGQQANIELFNNQNSIGKSFKINGQDYRVIGILKYKEPENLGPQAENINTKIYLPITDVLDRKADKTVGQILVQAPSSQDVEAAATVIKNTLSQNHPEGNFTVLKQKDILKAINNILGALTAGLGGIAAISLLVGGIGIMNIMLVSVTERTKEIGIRKAIGAKRRDILVQFLIEAVFLSLIGGLLGLLAGITGARLLPQILPNINTAVSMPAVITALVFALLVGIFFGVYPALKAAKLDPIEALRSE is encoded by the coding sequence TTGAATTTTAAAGAGAGTATCCGCAGCAGTATTAAATCGCTGTTTCATAATAAGTTGCGCAGCCTGTTAACTATGCTGGGGGTAATTATCGGTATATTTTCCGTCATCACTTTAACCTCCATTGGTGAAGGCCTAAAGCAGGAGGTTGGCTCCCAGGTGGAATCGCTGGGGGCTAACCTGCTTTATGTAGTGCCCGGCAAAATACAGATGGGCCCTCCTAAAAAAGGCGAAAGCCAGCTCAGCGTTCAAGATGGACACTTCAATGATAGTCCCAATGTTTTAACCTATGACGATGTGTTATTGCTAAAGGGACAAGATAACATTGCCACCGCCACTGGTAGCTTGACTAGTATCGATCGATTAGATGATTTAAATATTTTTGTCTCCACCACCGGAGTGGACGAAGATTTCAACAAAATAAATAAGTTAGATTTTGCCCACGGCCGCTTTATTAATGGTGATGAGCGAAAAAACAAAGCTAAAGTGGCGGTTATCGGCCAACAAGCAAACATTGAGCTGTTCAATAACCAAAACTCCATTGGTAAATCCTTTAAAATAAACGGTCAGGATTACCGAGTGATTGGCATTCTAAAATATAAGGAACCTGAAAACCTGGGTCCTCAGGCCGAGAATATCAATACTAAAATTTACTTGCCAATTACCGATGTTTTAGATCGTAAAGCGGATAAAACAGTGGGCCAGATATTAGTGCAAGCCCCCTCTTCCCAGGATGTGGAGGCTGCCGCCACCGTCATTAAAAATACCCTTAGCCAAAACCATCCCGAAGGTAATTTTACGGTGTTAAAACAAAAGGACATTTTAAAAGCCATCAACAATATTTTAGGGGCATTGACTGCTGGTCTCGGGGGCATTGCGGCTATTTCACTGCTGGTTGGGGGCATTGGCATTATGAATATTATGCTGGTTTCGGTCACCGAAAGAACTAAAGAAATCGGTATTCGTAAAGCCATCGGAGCCAAACGACGGGATATTTTAGTCCAATTTTTGATCGAGGCTGTTTTTCTAAGTTTAATTGGCGGCCTGCTGGGGCTATTGGCCGGTATTACCGGTGCTCGACTTTTGCCACAAATACTACCAAATATTAACACCGCAGTGTCGATGCCGGCAGTGATTACCGCCTTGGTGTTCGCATTACTGGTAGGTATTTTCTTTGGTGTCTATCCAGCTCTTAAAGCGGCCAAACTTGATCCCATTGAAGCATTGCGCAGCGAATAG
- a CDS encoding SdpI family protein encodes MTNGKTKISWITIILLLTFWGICASFYPSMPEQVPTHWNIKGEIDGYSHKAVATLIMPLLPLGIYLLMIIIPKIDPKKESYRKFSASYEKICLATVLIMVGVVTMSLMAGLGYKVNISLIMRILLPIFFIYLGNYMAKIKHNYTLGFKTPWTLASEVVWKKTHRLGSKLMVAGGLVALLGLLASPTVGFVIMMAGILVPTIITTIYSYVIFAQQNK; translated from the coding sequence GTGACTAATGGCAAAACAAAAATTAGCTGGATAACCATCATCTTACTACTGACCTTTTGGGGTATCTGTGCATCATTTTACCCTTCAATGCCCGAACAAGTACCAACCCATTGGAATATTAAAGGTGAGATTGACGGCTACTCGCACAAAGCTGTGGCAACGCTAATCATGCCATTGTTACCTTTAGGAATTTATCTCTTAATGATTATCATTCCTAAAATTGATCCCAAAAAAGAAAGCTACCGCAAATTTAGCGCCAGTTATGAAAAAATTTGCCTGGCCACAGTACTGATTATGGTGGGTGTGGTTACCATGTCGCTAATGGCAGGTTTAGGGTATAAGGTTAATATTAGTTTAATCATGCGCATCCTACTGCCCATCTTTTTCATTTATTTAGGCAACTACATGGCTAAAATTAAACACAATTATACTTTGGGTTTTAAAACCCCTTGGACATTGGCCAGTGAAGTGGTTTGGAAAAAAACTCACCGCCTTGGCAGTAAATTAATGGTTGCCGGTGGTTTGGTGGCACTGCTGGGGCTATTGGCTTCCCCCACCGTTGGGTTTGTCATCATGATGGCGGGTATACTGGTCCCTACTATAATCACAACGATATATTCGTATGTAATTTTTGCTCAGCAAAATAAATAA
- a CDS encoding CBS domain-containing protein produces the protein MPTASDVMVSPVIAVTNNSTVSDVMEKFVANRISGLPVVNDANEPIGFISDGDIMKYIGYNNTVIVDYFTHLITWFDNETMEKKVHDLLKLNIMELANKRVITVDADTELDNVAQILGNKRIKKVPVVKNKKLVGIISRGDIIRYIWNKVTT, from the coding sequence ATGCCGACAGCAAGTGATGTTATGGTCAGTCCGGTAATTGCTGTTACAAACAACAGTACCGTTAGCGATGTAATGGAAAAATTTGTTGCCAACCGCATTAGCGGTTTGCCGGTGGTCAATGACGCTAATGAGCCCATTGGCTTTATTAGCGATGGCGATATTATGAAATATATTGGTTACAACAATACCGTCATTGTTGACTATTTCACCCACCTGATAACTTGGTTTGACAACGAAACCATGGAAAAAAAGGTTCATGACCTACTGAAGCTAAACATCATGGAACTGGCCAATAAACGTGTGATTACAGTGGACGCTGATACTGAATTGGACAACGTCGCCCAAATTCTAGGCAATAAACGCATAAAAAAAGTGCCGGTAGTTAAAAACAAAAAACTGGTTGGCATCATCAGTCGTGGCGACATCATTCGTTACATTTGGAATAAAGTAACCACTTAG
- a CDS encoding autorepressor SdpR family transcription factor produces MSINKTFQALSDPTRREILKMLQNADLTAGEIAQHFNISKPSVSHHLNVLKNADLVQDERQGQFIYYSLNTTVMDEVMAWFAGFMQKGGKTSD; encoded by the coding sequence ATGTCAATCAACAAAACTTTTCAGGCTTTATCAGACCCAACCAGGCGAGAAATATTAAAGATGCTGCAAAATGCGGACTTAACAGCGGGCGAAATAGCCCAGCACTTTAATATATCTAAGCCCAGTGTTTCCCATCACTTAAATGTATTAAAAAATGCTGATTTAGTACAGGATGAAAGGCAAGGGCAATTCATTTACTACTCGCTTAACACCACCGTTATGGATGAAGTGATGGCCTGGTTTGCAGGGTTCATGCAGAAGGGGGGCAAAACCAGTGACTAA
- a CDS encoding ABC transporter ATP-binding protein, with amino-acid sequence MTIVLNSLYKNYINGDEVTEVLKDVSLQIQDGDFLAIIGPSGSGKSTLMNIIGCLDRPSSGSYKLDGNDISKLDDNALAEIRNQHIGFIFQSFNLLPQYTALENVELAIQYSKSNKNARQQAIQALDALGLSNRLKHKPNQLSGGQKQRVAIARALVNSPSLLLADEPTGNLDSKTGQEVLEIFQELNSRGKTIIIVTHDLDIAHRAKRVISIKDGVLEEVTN; translated from the coding sequence ATGACAATAGTGCTTAATTCTTTATACAAAAACTACATAAACGGCGATGAAGTTACTGAGGTGCTGAAGGATGTTTCGCTACAAATACAAGACGGTGATTTTTTGGCCATTATTGGACCATCGGGATCAGGAAAATCTACCCTAATGAATATCATCGGTTGCTTAGACCGCCCTTCCAGCGGCAGTTACAAATTGGACGGCAATGATATTAGCAAATTAGACGACAATGCCCTGGCTGAAATAAGAAACCAGCATATCGGTTTCATCTTTCAATCCTTTAATTTACTGCCCCAATACACCGCACTGGAGAACGTTGAATTGGCAATACAATATAGTAAATCTAACAAAAATGCTCGCCAACAGGCGATCCAGGCACTGGATGCTTTAGGCCTCAGCAATCGCTTAAAACATAAGCCTAACCAGCTATCCGGTGGACAAAAACAACGGGTGGCCATAGCCCGGGCCTTGGTCAACTCCCCTTCATTGTTGCTAGCCGATGAGCCCACCGGTAACCTAGATTCCAAAACCGGTCAGGAAGTATTAGAAATATTTCAGGAGTTAAACAGCCGAGGTAAAACCATTATCATTGTCACCCATGACCTAGATATTGCCCACAGGGCTAAACGGGTAATTAGTATTAAAGATGGTGTGCTGGAGGAGGTCACCAATTGA